The following proteins are co-located in the Sulfitobacter guttiformis genome:
- the clpA gene encoding ATP-dependent Clp protease ATP-binding subunit ClpA, with translation MPSFSTTLEQSIHAALALANARKHEFATLEHLLLSLVDEPDALQVMKACSVDVEELRETLVEFIDEDLSNLVTDVEGSEAVPTAAFQRVIQRAAIHVQSSGRTEVTGANVLVAIFAERESNAAYFLQEQDMTRYDAVNYIAHGVAKDPEYGEARPVSGAPEHEEEAKGVTDGDKKESALEKYCVDLNKKSRDGDVDPLIGRDAEVERCIQVLCRRRKNNPLLVGDPGVGKTAIAEGLARKIVSGETPEILSKTTIFSLDMGALLAGTRYRGDFEERLKAVVTELEAHKDAVLFIDEIHTVIGAGATSGGAMDASNLLKPALAGGKLRTMGSTTYKEFRQHFEKDRALARRFQKIDVNEPSVEDAQKILKGIKPYFEEHHGVKYTADAIKTSVELAHRYINDRKLPDSAIDVIDEAGAAQHLLPASKRRKTIGTKEVEAVVAKIARIPPKNVSKDDVIVLKDLETSLKRVVFGQDKAIEALSSAIKLSRAGLREPEKPIGNYLFAGPTGVGKTEVAKQLADTLGVKLLRFDMSEYMEKHAVSRLIGAPPGYVGFDQGGMLTDGVDQDPHCVLLLDEMEKAHPDVYNILLQVMDHGKLTDHNGRTVDFRNVVLIMTSNAGAAEQAKEAIGFGRESRTGEDTAAIERTFTPEFRNRLDAVISFGALPKETILRVVEKFVLQLEAQLMDRNVTIELSDKAAEWLGEKGYDAKMGARPLGRVIQEYIKKPLAEELLFGKLAKGGVVKIGVKKGELDIVVEGPDHPRLTSKKPPLLTAE, from the coding sequence GTGCCTTCATTCTCGACCACACTAGAGCAGTCCATTCACGCAGCCCTTGCGTTGGCAAATGCTCGTAAACATGAATTCGCCACGTTGGAGCACCTGCTTCTATCGCTGGTTGACGAGCCTGATGCACTTCAGGTGATGAAAGCCTGCTCAGTTGACGTAGAAGAGCTGCGCGAAACACTTGTTGAGTTCATCGATGAGGATCTTAGCAATCTTGTCACCGATGTCGAAGGGTCCGAGGCAGTGCCGACGGCTGCGTTTCAGCGGGTGATCCAGCGTGCGGCGATCCACGTTCAATCTTCGGGCCGTACCGAGGTGACCGGCGCAAATGTGCTCGTAGCCATTTTTGCAGAGCGCGAGAGCAACGCGGCCTATTTTCTGCAAGAGCAGGACATGACCCGTTATGATGCCGTTAATTACATCGCACATGGCGTAGCAAAGGATCCGGAATATGGCGAAGCCCGCCCTGTGTCAGGCGCACCCGAGCATGAGGAAGAGGCAAAAGGGGTCACCGACGGAGACAAGAAAGAATCTGCGCTGGAAAAATACTGTGTGGATCTTAACAAGAAATCGCGTGACGGTGACGTCGATCCGCTCATCGGGCGCGATGCTGAAGTAGAGCGTTGCATTCAGGTTCTCTGTCGCCGCCGCAAAAACAACCCCTTGCTGGTCGGTGATCCCGGCGTGGGTAAAACAGCCATTGCCGAAGGTCTTGCGCGCAAAATCGTATCCGGCGAAACCCCGGAGATCCTGTCGAAAACAACGATCTTCTCTCTGGATATGGGCGCACTGTTGGCTGGAACACGGTACCGCGGTGATTTCGAGGAACGCCTGAAAGCCGTTGTGACGGAGTTGGAAGCGCACAAGGACGCAGTGCTGTTTATCGACGAAATCCATACAGTAATCGGTGCCGGTGCGACATCCGGTGGTGCTATGGATGCGTCCAACCTGTTGAAGCCTGCACTCGCCGGCGGCAAACTGCGCACCATGGGCTCCACCACCTACAAGGAGTTCCGTCAGCATTTTGAGAAGGATCGCGCCCTTGCGCGGCGCTTTCAGAAAATTGACGTTAACGAACCTTCGGTGGAAGACGCACAGAAAATCCTTAAAGGTATCAAGCCATACTTTGAGGAGCATCACGGCGTCAAATACACCGCAGACGCGATCAAGACCTCCGTTGAGTTGGCGCATCGCTACATCAATGACCGTAAATTGCCCGACTCGGCAATCGACGTGATCGATGAGGCCGGCGCTGCACAACATCTGCTTCCTGCGTCGAAGCGCCGCAAAACTATCGGCACCAAAGAAGTTGAGGCTGTGGTTGCCAAAATCGCTCGTATCCCTCCGAAGAACGTATCCAAGGACGATGTGATCGTGCTGAAGGATCTTGAGACATCGCTAAAGCGGGTCGTATTCGGGCAGGACAAAGCGATTGAGGCGCTCTCGTCTGCAATCAAGTTGTCCCGTGCCGGCCTACGCGAGCCTGAAAAACCTATCGGTAACTACCTGTTCGCAGGACCAACAGGTGTGGGTAAAACCGAAGTTGCGAAACAGCTTGCTGATACGCTGGGCGTGAAACTTCTGCGCTTTGACATGTCCGAGTACATGGAGAAACATGCGGTGTCCCGTCTCATCGGTGCCCCTCCAGGCTATGTCGGGTTCGATCAGGGCGGCATGTTGACTGACGGCGTTGATCAGGACCCGCATTGTGTTTTGCTTCTCGACGAAATGGAAAAGGCACACCCTGATGTGTACAATATCCTTTTGCAGGTGATGGACCACGGCAAGCTGACGGATCACAATGGACGCACTGTGGATTTCCGCAATGTCGTACTGATCATGACATCCAACGCCGGTGCTGCCGAGCAAGCGAAAGAGGCAATCGGTTTTGGCCGCGAAAGCCGGACCGGCGAGGATACTGCCGCAATCGAGCGGACATTCACGCCTGAATTCCGCAACCGCCTCGACGCTGTCATCTCGTTTGGCGCGCTGCCCAAGGAAACCATTCTGCGTGTGGTCGAAAAGTTTGTGTTGCAACTTGAGGCACAACTGATGGACCGCAACGTCACAATCGAGCTGAGCGATAAAGCCGCCGAGTGGCTGGGTGAAAAAGGGTATGATGCCAAGATGGGTGCCCGTCCCCTCGGGCGCGTCATTCAGGAATACATCAAAAAACCTCTGGCGGAGGAGCTGTTGTTCGGCAAACTCGCCAAGGGCGGTGTAGTCAAGATTGGCGTGAAGAAGGGCGAACTCGATATTGTTGTCGAGGGTCCCGATCATCCGCGCCTGACCAGCAAGAAACCACCACTGCTCACCGCAGAATAA
- a CDS encoding gamma-glutamylcyclotransferase, with protein sequence MSMWVFGYGSLLWNPGFEVVESVIGTLPGYARSFCMRSIHHRGTVAAPGLVLALDEQPSEACEGVALRVAAGHETKTLAYLRERELISSAYVEKELPVRLTDGREVTALVYVIDEAHEQYCGGLPLEEQAQIMAAAVGGRGPNAEYLYNTADHLTSVGLHDPALAWLAARVREIDR encoded by the coding sequence ATGAGTATGTGGGTATTCGGCTATGGCAGCTTGCTTTGGAATCCGGGTTTCGAAGTCGTGGAGAGTGTGATCGGGACCTTGCCGGGCTATGCCCGCTCTTTTTGTATGCGGTCGATCCATCACCGTGGAACTGTTGCGGCCCCGGGACTTGTGCTTGCGCTGGATGAACAACCCTCCGAGGCCTGTGAAGGCGTCGCGCTTAGGGTGGCTGCGGGGCATGAAACTAAAACGCTGGCATATCTACGAGAGCGAGAACTTATTTCCTCCGCTTATGTAGAAAAGGAACTGCCCGTCCGTTTGACCGACGGGCGCGAAGTGACTGCCCTTGTCTATGTGATCGATGAGGCGCATGAGCAGTATTGTGGTGGGCTACCGCTCGAGGAGCAGGCGCAAATCATGGCAGCAGCCGTGGGTGGGCGGGGACCAAATGCTGAATATCTTTACAATACCGCCGATCATTTAACCTCTGTGGGTTTGCACGACCCAGCTTTAGCATGGTTGGCGGCACGGGTTCGTGAAATCGACCGATAA
- the gloB gene encoding hydroxyacylglutathione hydrolase, which produces MPAERIETDSHILVTIACLSDNYAFLLRDKATGDVALIDVPEAAPIAAELSSIGWTLSQIWLTHHHPDHIQGLSGLLADFPAPVYGAAADAHRLPDLDTALADGDHFSLGETPVHVIDVSGHTNGHIAFYAPAASAAFTADSLMALGCGRLFEGTPAQMHASLSKMAQWPDDTLICSGHEYTASNAKFALTVDPDNAALQQRARDTTQARSQNKFTVPSLMGLERATNPFLRAGDPALRAAIGMTGSTGPEVFTKVRALKDSF; this is translated from the coding sequence ATGCCAGCCGAGAGAATTGAGACCGACAGCCACATCCTAGTAACAATTGCCTGCCTGTCGGACAATTACGCCTTTTTGTTGCGCGATAAGGCAACAGGAGATGTGGCGCTGATTGATGTGCCAGAGGCAGCGCCAATCGCCGCAGAACTGTCGTCGATTGGATGGACGCTCAGTCAGATATGGCTGACCCACCACCATCCCGATCATATTCAGGGCCTGTCAGGTCTGCTAGCTGATTTTCCTGCACCCGTCTACGGTGCTGCCGCCGATGCCCACCGCCTGCCCGATCTAGATACCGCCCTCGCGGACGGCGATCATTTTTCCCTCGGCGAGACTCCGGTGCACGTGATTGATGTGTCAGGGCACACAAACGGTCATATCGCGTTTTATGCTCCCGCAGCGTCGGCTGCGTTCACTGCCGACAGCCTAATGGCACTTGGCTGTGGCCGCCTTTTCGAAGGCACGCCTGCGCAGATGCATGCATCTCTGTCGAAGATGGCCCAGTGGCCCGATGATACCCTGATTTGTTCGGGTCATGAGTACACAGCTTCTAACGCCAAATTCGCTCTGACTGTTGATCCGGACAACGCCGCCCTCCAACAGCGCGCCCGCGATACTACACAAGCCCGTTCGCAGAATAAATTTACCGTCCCTTCACTCATGGGGCTTGAGCGGGCGACCAATCCATTCTTGCGTGCAGGAGACCCGGCCCTGCGCGCCGCAATTGGGATGACCGGCTCAACCGGTCCGGAAGTATTCACAAAAGTACGTGCCCTTAAAGACAGCTTCTGA
- a CDS encoding DUF2125 domain-containing protein, giving the protein MSRLTVKLLALAVLIWTTWWVLATNGMQRTLNTWFDARQNEGWQASAAQMSRGGFPLRIATTLRDVSLDDPATQSSLQLPEITISTPIYWPGHATVRLPAEPVTLTTPQGILTLTTGGAEAALRLRPGTSLQLEGMRAQSKDIALDLTEGRVAVMQTLDAVIQQGADPQTYDVDLNATGFAPGSIIREGLRLPAAWPDVFETLLADMTIAFDRPWDRSALEDSRPQPRSVKVDQLEARWADLSLSLTANVVVAQGGAMTGTLKLRAENWQRMLDLAAASGAVPLQMRPQIESGLNLLSNLSGSRETLDLDITLEDGRMRMGFIPLGTAPLLILR; this is encoded by the coding sequence ATGAGCCGGCTGACTGTGAAATTACTGGCCCTAGCTGTCCTGATCTGGACAACATGGTGGGTCCTCGCGACAAATGGTATGCAAAGAACCCTGAACACATGGTTCGATGCGCGCCAGAACGAAGGCTGGCAAGCTTCAGCAGCCCAAATGAGCCGCGGCGGCTTCCCCCTGCGAATCGCGACCACACTTCGCGATGTATCGCTGGATGATCCCGCCACGCAGTCTTCGCTGCAGCTGCCGGAAATAACGATATCGACACCGATATACTGGCCCGGGCATGCTACCGTTCGCCTGCCTGCCGAACCTGTCACCCTAACGACGCCGCAAGGTATATTGACGCTTACCACAGGTGGGGCCGAAGCGGCATTGCGTCTGCGCCCCGGCACCTCGCTCCAGCTTGAGGGAATGCGCGCGCAAAGCAAAGACATCGCCCTCGACCTTACTGAGGGGCGCGTCGCTGTTATGCAGACGCTGGACGCGGTTATACAGCAGGGTGCAGATCCGCAAACCTACGATGTTGACCTGAACGCCACCGGATTTGCCCCTGGCAGTATTATCCGCGAGGGACTGCGCCTTCCCGCCGCTTGGCCCGATGTGTTCGAAACATTGCTGGCTGATATGACCATCGCGTTTGACCGTCCATGGGACCGCAGCGCGCTGGAGGACAGCCGCCCGCAACCGCGCAGCGTCAAAGTGGATCAACTGGAGGCTAGATGGGCTGATTTGAGCCTGTCGCTGACCGCAAATGTCGTAGTGGCGCAGGGAGGTGCGATGACAGGCACGCTCAAACTACGGGCGGAGAATTGGCAGCGCATGCTTGATCTTGCGGCCGCCAGCGGCGCAGTTCCGTTGCAAATGCGCCCGCAAATCGAGAGCGGACTGAACCTGCTGTCAAACTTGTCAGGCAGCCGCGAGACATTGGATCTGGATATAACCCTCGAAGATGGGCGCATGCGGATGGGGTTCATCCCGCTGGGTACGGCACCATTGTTGATCCTGCGTTAA
- a CDS encoding M23 family metallopeptidase — translation MALFSLAVPVTAGDFSLISPIACDLNGPCYIQQYVDHDGTDAASDFTCSGLSYDGHKGTDFALPTYDYISKGIDVVASAAGTVGGTRDGVADVRYSSENAASVQDKECGNGVVIRHEGGWETQYCHLRQGSITVVQDQNVEVGTVLGQVGMSGRAEFPHVHLSVRRDGAVIDPFDPDGNITCNTVETETLWANVPPYRPGGIVTVGTSATIPEFEDIRANTVLPPDANSDALVIYAFLFGTRESDIISLALSGPEGTVIKRDVLLKRNQAQSFRAIGKKLRSDRWPAGTYTGTAELRRAGTVLEREEIELIIP, via the coding sequence ATGGCCCTCTTCTCCCTCGCTGTGCCTGTCACAGCGGGGGATTTTTCGTTGATATCCCCCATTGCATGCGATCTGAACGGCCCATGCTACATCCAGCAATATGTTGATCATGACGGCACTGATGCAGCCTCCGATTTCACATGTTCCGGCCTGAGTTATGATGGCCATAAGGGCACGGATTTCGCCCTCCCGACATATGATTACATCTCAAAAGGAATTGATGTTGTCGCCTCGGCTGCTGGGACGGTAGGCGGCACACGGGACGGCGTTGCCGATGTCCGGTATTCGTCTGAAAATGCGGCCTCGGTACAGGACAAAGAATGCGGCAATGGCGTTGTTATCCGGCATGAGGGCGGCTGGGAGACCCAATATTGCCATCTGCGACAAGGCTCCATTACCGTAGTTCAGGATCAAAATGTCGAGGTTGGAACAGTATTGGGACAGGTTGGTATGTCGGGGCGCGCGGAGTTTCCTCATGTTCACTTGTCAGTGCGCCGCGATGGTGCGGTGATTGATCCGTTCGATCCGGATGGCAATATCACCTGCAACACTGTCGAGACAGAGACGCTCTGGGCTAATGTGCCGCCTTACCGCCCCGGCGGCATTGTCACTGTCGGCACCAGTGCAACAATCCCCGAGTTCGAGGACATCCGCGCGAATACCGTTCTGCCGCCCGATGCCAACAGTGATGCGCTGGTAATCTATGCATTTCTTTTTGGCACGCGGGAGAGCGATATCATTTCGCTTGCACTAAGTGGGCCAGAAGGCACTGTAATCAAACGTGACGTCCTCCTGAAACGAAATCAGGCACAATCTTTCCGTGCGATTGGTAAGAAACTTCGCAGCGACCGTTGGCCTGCAGGCACCTATACGGGCACCGCAGAATTGCGGCGCGCAGGGACCGTTCTTGAGCGAGAAGAGATCGAGCTCATCATACCCTGA
- a CDS encoding methyltransferase domain-containing protein: MHLDVQDLRNFYYRSALGRAAQKSLRDRMLELWPEAKGQTVVGFGFAVPLLRPYLKDARRVITLMPGPQGVMPWPAGMANTSVLTEETLWPIETGHVDKLVLLHGLETCERPSDLLEECWRVLGPGGKALFIVPNRAGLWARRDRTPFGYGRPYSPGQLDAQLRKHQFLPERHVGALFQFPSSQRMWMKSGGLFERVGRSLPTMMAGGAFMVEATKLVYPPKGQVKRKRVRNPIGVMEGAAKPV; encoded by the coding sequence ATGCATCTTGATGTGCAGGATTTGCGCAATTTCTATTACCGCAGTGCATTGGGGCGTGCGGCGCAGAAATCCTTGCGCGACCGGATGTTGGAATTGTGGCCGGAGGCCAAGGGGCAGACGGTCGTGGGATTCGGCTTTGCGGTGCCTCTGTTGCGCCCATATCTTAAGGACGCGCGGCGGGTGATCACCCTCATGCCGGGGCCGCAGGGGGTGATGCCGTGGCCCGCCGGTATGGCAAATACATCTGTGCTTACCGAAGAGACGTTGTGGCCGATCGAGACTGGCCATGTCGACAAGCTGGTGCTGCTGCACGGACTAGAGACCTGTGAGCGGCCGTCAGACTTGTTGGAGGAATGCTGGCGTGTGTTGGGGCCGGGCGGCAAGGCGCTATTTATCGTGCCCAACCGCGCTGGCCTGTGGGCTCGGCGCGACCGTACGCCATTTGGTTATGGGCGGCCTTATTCTCCTGGACAGCTGGATGCGCAACTGCGCAAGCACCAGTTCCTGCCGGAGCGGCATGTGGGGGCCTTGTTTCAGTTTCCCTCGAGCCAGCGGATGTGGATGAAATCCGGCGGATTGTTCGAGCGGGTTGGCCGCAGCCTGCCCACTATGATGGCAGGCGGGGCCTTTATGGTGGAAGCGACAAAGCTGGTCTATCCGCCCAAAGGTCAGGTAAAGCGCAAGCGCGTCCGGAACCCGATAGGCGTGATGGAAGGGGCGGCCAAGCCGGTTTAG
- a CDS encoding biopolymer transporter ExbB produces the protein MAQPDQEAKPQFSQPVRQITLMLLVLGLSGFGVFVALPRVLPVFQANPYLNGFIFFVFLIGVVACFYQVLQLIGSVRWIESFASDNAEPNETPPQMLAPLAALLRTRGARMQVSASSTRSILDSVATRIDEAREITRYIVNTLIFLGLLGTFYGLATTVPAIVDTIRSLAPQAGESSTEVFSRLMTGLESQLAGMGVAFASSLLGLAGSLIVGLLELFAGHGQNRFYQELEDWLSSITRVGFAAGDDSTPEQAVMAGMVDHMAEQMESMQEMFARSEAGRAEVEQKLGKLALAIERMAVQMGDQGGSAELLERIIMGQDRMITALEQPRELRHESSGPDAESRMRLRSIDVQMLRILEEISAGRQETMADLRQELSHLTKALSSPRSSTEPRRMRTPNSPPGGGDR, from the coding sequence ATGGCGCAACCAGACCAAGAGGCAAAACCGCAATTTTCCCAACCCGTCCGGCAGATCACCTTGATGCTGCTGGTTTTAGGGCTGTCCGGCTTTGGGGTGTTTGTTGCCCTGCCGCGGGTACTGCCGGTTTTTCAGGCGAACCCTTATCTGAACGGCTTTATTTTCTTTGTCTTTTTGATCGGTGTCGTCGCCTGTTTCTATCAGGTGCTACAACTCATCGGCTCGGTCCGCTGGATCGAGAGCTTTGCCTCCGATAACGCAGAGCCGAACGAGACACCGCCACAGATGCTCGCGCCGTTGGCGGCGCTGTTGCGCACGCGTGGAGCGCGGATGCAAGTGAGCGCGTCCTCGACCCGCTCTATTCTTGATTCCGTGGCCACCCGCATTGACGAGGCGCGCGAGATTACGCGCTATATCGTCAATACATTGATCTTCTTGGGCCTTTTAGGAACGTTCTATGGCCTCGCTACAACAGTCCCCGCAATCGTTGACACTATTCGTAGCCTTGCGCCGCAAGCAGGAGAAAGCAGCACAGAGGTGTTCAGCCGCCTGATGACTGGCCTGGAATCCCAGCTTGCGGGTATGGGGGTGGCGTTTGCATCATCGCTGCTCGGTCTCGCGGGATCTTTGATTGTTGGTCTGCTGGAGCTGTTCGCGGGTCACGGTCAGAACCGATTTTATCAGGAACTCGAGGATTGGCTCAGCTCGATTACGCGGGTAGGGTTTGCCGCAGGTGATGACAGCACGCCCGAACAGGCTGTGATGGCAGGCATGGTCGATCACATGGCCGAGCAAATGGAGAGCATGCAAGAGATGTTCGCCCGTTCCGAGGCGGGCCGCGCTGAGGTTGAACAGAAGCTTGGTAAGCTGGCGTTGGCGATTGAGCGGATGGCAGTTCAGATGGGCGATCAGGGCGGATCCGCCGAGCTGCTCGAGCGTATCATCATGGGGCAGGACCGGATGATTACGGCGCTTGAGCAACCCCGCGAACTTCGCCATGAAAGTTCGGGCCCGGATGCAGAAAGCCGGATGCGCCTACGCTCGATTGATGTCCAGATGTTGCGTATTCTTGAGGAAATCTCTGCGGGGCGGCAGGAGACGATGGCAGATTTGCGTCAGGAACTTTCGCATCTGACAAAGGCGTTGTCTTCGCCACGCAGCAGCACCGAACCGCGCCGCATGCGTACGCCAAATAGTCCGCCCGGCGGCGGGGACCGTTAG
- a CDS encoding peptidoglycan -binding protein: MALSRRTGARFQASIWPGFVDAMTGLLLVLMFVLTIFMVVQFVLTEQISGQETELDTLSSEVAALAQALGLEQRTNSDLEARVGALRSSLGDAQTQAAQQASRIAALQSERDEQDTALNAAQTRLTSFEAQVAALIADRDTAQGQVAELTAREATLLNEQEALNLALAASRDEVDAQTEIARLAAARREALEAMAADLRTKNAAAEGEIERLASDAAAARTALSEREEAQLADAAAAEALRARLENADTELTAMTLSLEAQRKRAEETLTLLAAARAAQEELDLRLTATQNETEAEIDNLRAELAAAMAEKLAAQSNVDETQTEAARRAALLSQAELALSQEQETSAAAQRQTELLNQQVAALRAQLSTLQGLLDSAEADDIARQVELQSLGSQLNTALARVAVEERRRAELEAAEVERLQAETKNLEQYRSEFFGRLRSVLGSQEGVRIEGDRFVFSSEVLFPPGGADLSVAGQGEVAKVADILRNIAADIPEGIDWVIRVDGHTDNVPLSGQGEFADNWELSQARALSVVKYMANFLAIPPDRLAANGFGQYQPLDTANTEAARTRNRRIELKFTEK; the protein is encoded by the coding sequence ATGGCACTGTCGCGGCGTACGGGGGCGCGGTTTCAGGCGTCGATCTGGCCGGGCTTCGTTGATGCGATGACCGGTCTGTTATTGGTTTTGATGTTTGTGCTGACTATATTCATGGTCGTGCAATTTGTCCTGACGGAGCAAATTTCGGGACAAGAAACTGAACTTGATACATTGTCGTCAGAGGTGGCTGCTTTGGCGCAGGCGCTGGGCTTGGAGCAACGCACCAACAGCGATCTAGAAGCACGGGTTGGTGCGCTTCGCTCCTCGCTGGGCGATGCACAAACGCAAGCGGCGCAACAAGCCTCGCGCATCGCCGCGCTTCAATCCGAGCGTGACGAACAAGATACAGCCCTCAACGCCGCGCAGACACGGCTCACCAGTTTTGAGGCGCAGGTCGCCGCACTCATCGCGGACCGCGATACAGCGCAGGGGCAAGTTGCAGAATTGACCGCGAGGGAAGCCACGTTGTTGAACGAACAGGAGGCGCTCAATCTCGCGCTGGCGGCCAGTCGGGACGAGGTCGATGCGCAAACCGAAATTGCCCGCCTTGCGGCAGCGCGGCGCGAAGCGCTGGAGGCGATGGCGGCAGATCTACGCACCAAAAATGCGGCGGCCGAAGGCGAGATCGAGAGGCTGGCGTCAGATGCCGCGGCAGCGCGTACGGCGTTGAGTGAGCGTGAGGAGGCACAGCTCGCTGATGCGGCCGCTGCGGAGGCGTTGCGTGCAAGATTGGAAAATGCAGATACGGAACTGACGGCGATGACCCTGTCGCTTGAGGCGCAGCGCAAGCGGGCGGAGGAGACGCTCACCTTGTTGGCTGCGGCGCGCGCGGCGCAAGAGGAGCTTGATCTGCGACTTACAGCAACGCAGAACGAGACCGAAGCCGAGATCGATAATCTGCGCGCGGAGTTGGCAGCAGCGATGGCCGAAAAGCTGGCTGCTCAAAGCAATGTTGACGAAACCCAAACCGAAGCAGCGCGGCGCGCGGCCTTATTGTCGCAAGCCGAGTTGGCCCTCTCGCAAGAGCAGGAGACATCGGCCGCGGCACAACGTCAGACGGAGCTACTCAATCAGCAGGTTGCGGCGCTTCGCGCACAGCTGAGCACCTTACAAGGTCTGCTGGACAGTGCCGAGGCTGACGATATTGCCCGCCAGGTCGAGCTGCAATCTTTGGGGTCCCAGCTTAATACAGCGCTGGCCCGCGTTGCAGTGGAAGAACGCCGTCGGGCAGAGTTGGAAGCGGCGGAAGTTGAGCGCCTACAGGCGGAGACAAAAAACCTCGAGCAATATCGCTCCGAGTTTTTCGGGCGGTTGCGATCTGTTCTGGGCTCGCAGGAAGGTGTTCGTATCGAAGGCGACCGCTTTGTGTTCAGCTCGGAGGTATTGTTTCCTCCGGGCGGGGCAGATCTGTCAGTCGCAGGTCAGGGCGAAGTCGCAAAAGTTGCAGATATTTTGCGCAACATCGCAGCCGATATCCCGGAAGGCATCGATTGGGTAATTCGCGTCGACGGACATACGGATAATGTGCCGTTGTCTGGGCAGGGAGAGTTTGCGGACAATTGGGAGTTGAGCCAGGCACGCGCTCTATCGGTGGTCAAGTACATGGCGAATTTTCTTGCGATTCCCCCCGACCGTCTGGCCGCGAATGGTTTCGGTCAATACCAGCCCTTAGACACCGCCAACACCGAAGCGGCGCGTACGCGTAACCGCCGTATCGAGCTTAAATTCACCGAGAAGTAG
- a CDS encoding extensin-like domain-containing protein has translation MKPLVVVFCAIATLSCAGPDTSARPEARPAPAMVADSRIDRSAEENTQGGFLKSLRPIFRSPLAGRSSRQQQKALAAGSVCGDPALQGETIGTIDGKIAGCGVDDAVRISSVSGVNLSTKSTMDCDTAKALRSWVDGSAKPALSTKGGGLRELKVAAHYTCRRRNNAKTGKISEHGTGRAIDISGFELADGSEISVLNGWAAANTAKAMQKMHADACGPFGTVLGPRANRFHLDHFHFDTVRYRNGTYCR, from the coding sequence ATGAAGCCGCTGGTCGTTGTTTTTTGCGCGATCGCGACTCTGTCGTGTGCGGGGCCAGATACTTCGGCCCGTCCAGAAGCACGCCCTGCGCCTGCAATGGTAGCAGATAGCAGGATAGACCGCTCGGCGGAGGAAAACACCCAAGGCGGTTTTTTAAAATCACTGCGCCCGATATTCCGTTCCCCGTTGGCGGGGCGCTCGTCGCGTCAACAGCAAAAGGCGCTGGCGGCTGGCTCTGTCTGTGGGGACCCCGCCCTTCAGGGCGAAACCATCGGGACGATTGATGGAAAAATCGCTGGATGCGGTGTGGATGACGCTGTGCGCATCTCGTCGGTTTCGGGCGTAAATCTTAGTACGAAATCAACCATGGACTGCGACACTGCGAAGGCGTTGAGGTCGTGGGTGGACGGCAGCGCAAAGCCCGCTCTCTCGACCAAAGGCGGCGGCCTGCGGGAGCTTAAGGTTGCTGCACATTATACATGCCGTCGCCGCAACAACGCAAAAACGGGAAAAATATCGGAGCATGGCACAGGCCGCGCAATTGATATTTCCGGCTTTGAGCTGGCGGATGGCAGCGAAATTTCAGTGCTTAATGGTTGGGCAGCGGCAAACACAGCAAAAGCGATGCAAAAGATGCATGCGGATGCCTGTGGGCCTTTCGGGACTGTCCTTGGACCACGGGCAAACCGGTTCCATCTGGATCATTTTCACTTTGACACTGTCCGCTACCGAAATGGAACGTATTGCCGTTAA